A region of Vitis vinifera cultivar Pinot Noir 40024 chromosome 13, ASM3070453v1 DNA encodes the following proteins:
- the LOC100256905 gene encoding uncharacterized protein LOC100256905, with protein sequence MATVIIINKPPLATFLPLSKATITRASLHLPISPAVRFSGELCRRKTRGLSVVTRAGPSTSSYVFAFVFPLSLLAVTIFTSLRVDDKLEREFLEELAVNEAMREADEEEGDVAIPVEKEPAVPRTRNRPKREA encoded by the exons atggCTACTGTCATCATCATCAACAAGCCACCATTAGCAACTTTTCTCCCACTCTCCAAGGCTACTATCACAAGAGCTTCCTTACACCTCCCAATTTCTCCAGCGGTTCGCTTCTCCGGTGAATTGTGTCGCCGGAAAACCAGAGGCTTGTCAGTGGTGACACGTGCCGGCCCCAGCACGAGCAGCTACGTGTTTGCATTCGTGTTCCCGCTGTCTCTTCTCGCTGTCACCATCTTCACTTCTTTGAGGGTTGATGATAAGCTTGAAAGAGAGTTTCTCGAGGAG CTTGCAGTTAATGAAGCCATGAGGGAAGCAGATGAAGAGGAAGGTGATGTTGCCATTCCTGTAGAGAAGGAACCAGCAGTTCCACGTACTCGCAACCGGCCAAAACGCGAAGCTTAG
- the LOC100251773 gene encoding pentatricopeptide repeat-containing protein At4g20740: protein MPPQPQPPKPHKFYFFYGHRKPSQNRPTVHGGLFSNRTTLNPKPPTLQNPTTHFNLQNWDPDSPKALAIPPSKTPCERFFDIAKNLSPIARYICDSFRKHRNWGPPVVADLNKLRRVTPVLVAEVLKVQTDPVICSKFFHWAGKQKGYKHNFASYNAFAYCLNRSNQFRAADQVPELMNMQGKPPSEKQFEILIRMHIDANRGLRVYYVYEKMKKFGIKPRVFLYNRIMDGLVKTGHLDLAMSVYEDFKEDGLVEESVTYMILVKGLCKAGRIDEVLELLDRMRGNLCKPDVFAYTAMVKVLVAEGNLDGCLRVWEEMRKDKVEPDVMAYTTLVAALCNGNRVGEGFELFKEMKQKKYLIDRAIYGSLIEGFVVNERVGSACDLLKDLMDSGYRADLAIYNSLIEGMCNVKQVDKAYKLFQVTVHESLEPNFLTVKPMLVSYAEMKRMDDFCSLLGQMQKLGFPVIDDLSKFFSVMIEKGERLKLALEVFEHLKAKGYCSISIYNILMEAIHRTGEVKKALSLFDDIKDSNFKPDSSTYSNAIICFVEVGDVQEACACYNKIIEMCQLPSVAAYRSLVKGLCKSEEIDAAIMLVRDCLANVTSGPMEFKYTLTILHACKSGNAEKVIDVLNEMMQEGCTPDEVTYSALISGMCKHGTLEEARKVFSNMRERKLLTEANVIVYDEILIEHMKKKTADLVLSGLKFFGLESKLRSKGSTLLPIENSNPGSS, encoded by the exons ATGCCACCTCAGCCCCAACCCCCGAAACCCCATAAGTTTTACTTCTTCTACGGCCACAGAAAACCTTCTCAGAACCGCCCCACTGTCCATGGCGGTCTCTTCTCCAACCGcacaaccctaaaccctaaacctccaaCCCTCCAAAACCCTACTACGCATTTCAATCTCCAAAATTGGGACCCAGACTCTCCCAAAGCGCTAGCGATCCCACCCTCCAAAACCCCATGTGAGCGGTTCTTCGACATTGCAAAAAACTTGTCTCCTATCGCCCGGTACATCTGTGATTCGTTCCGGAAGCACCGGAACTGGGGCCCTCCAGTGGTAGCGGACCTCAACAAGCTCCGCCGTGTGACGCCGGTGCTGGTGGCGGAGGTGCTCAAGGTCCAAACTGACCCTGTAATTTGCTCCAAGTTCTTCCATTGGGCGGGTAAGCAAAAGGGTTATAAGCATAACTTCGCTTCGTATAATGCATTTGCTTATTGCTTGAATCGATCGAATCAGTTTAGGGCTGCTGATCAAGTTCCTGAGTTGATGAACATGCAGGGGAAGCCACCTAGTGAGaagcaatttgaaattttgattagGATGCATATTGATGCTAATAGGGGTCTCAGGGTTTACTATGTGtatgaaaaaatgaagaagttcGGGATTAAACCTCGGGTTTTTTTGTATAATAGGATCATGGATGGGCTTGTGAAGACGGGTCATTTAGATTTAGCAATGTCAGTTTATGAGGACTTTAAGGAAGATGGATTGGTGGAAGAGAGTGTTACTTATATGATTCTGGTTAAAGGGTTATGTAAGGCAGGCCGGATTGATGAAGTGTTGGAGCTTTTGGATCGGATGAGGGGGAATTTGTGTAAGCCCGATGTTTTTGCTTATACAGCAATGGTGAAGGTTCTGGTTGCAGAGGGGAACCTGGATGGCTGTTTGAGGGTTTGggaggaaatgaggaaggaTAAGGTTGAGCCAGATGTTATGGCGTATACAACTTTGGTTGCAGCACTATGCAATGGGAACCGGGTTGGGGAAGGTTTTGAGTTATTCAAGGAGATGAAACAGAAGAAGTATTTGATTGATAGGGCTATATATGGGTCATTGATTGAGGGTTTTGTTGTGAATGAGAGGGTCGGTTCAGCCTGTGACTTGTTGAAGGATTTGATGGATTCGGGATACAGGGCTGACTTGGCGATATATAATTCTCTAATAGAAGGGATGTGTAATGTGAAACAGGTTGATAAGGCTTATAAGCTTTTCCAAGTCACAGTTCACGAGAGTCTTGAGCCGAACTTCTTAACTGTGAAACCCATGTTGGTGTCTTATGCAGAGATGAAAAGAATGGATGACTTCTGCTCATTGCTTGGGCAGATGCAGAAATTGGGTTTTCCCGTCATTGACGATCTCTCAAAATTCTTCTCAGTTATGATTGAAAAAGGGGAAAGACTAAAATTGGCTTTAGAAGTGTTTGAGCACTTGAAGGCAAAAGGTTATTGTAGTATTTCCATTTACAATATTCTTATGGAAGCTATCCACAGGACTGGAGAGGTGAAAAAGGCATTGTCTCTCTTTGATGATATAAAAGATTCAAATTTCAAGCCCGACTCATCCACCTACAGTAATGCAATTATATGTTTTGTTGAAGTTGGGGATGTCCAGGAGGCGTGTGcttgttataataaaataatagagatGTGTCAGCTTCCTTCTGTTGCAGCCTATCGTTCTCTTGTCAAAGGTCTCTGCAAAAGTGAAGAGATTGATGCAGCTATTATGCTTGTTCGTGATTGCTTAGCCAATGTTACTAGTGGCCCCATGGAATTTAAGTACACTCTTACAATTCTCCATGCATGTAAATCAGGTAACGCTGAGAAAGTGATCGATGTACTAAATGAGATGATGCAGGAAGGTTGTACTCCTGATGAAGTTACATATTCTGCTCTTATATCTGGCATGTGTAAGCATGGAACACTAGAAGAGGCTAGGAAGGTTTTTTCAAATATGAGAGAGCGCAAACTTTTAACAGAAGCTAATGTGATTGTGTATGATGAAATCCTTATTGAACACATGAAGAAGAAGACAGCAGACTTGGTGCTGTCTGGATTGAAGTTTTTTGGTCTGGAATCCAAGTTGAGATCGAAGGGTTCCACTTTGCTGCCCATTGAAAATTCAAATCCAG GCTCATCTTGA
- the LOC100261913 gene encoding glycosyltransferase-like KOBITO 1: MAGLHASLRGSSSSSSQSFSSKLLLLLTLLPLTLAAFAFVLQWRGGVTDPATRWSPEAHKFPGMDSSPPTTIGHSSASDCVLLSRGSSPSFPYYRDWKFDVGSDLRPKICITTSTSAGLEQILPWMFYHKVIGVSTFFLFVEGKAASPNVSKVLESIPGVKVIFRTKELEEQQAKSRIWNETWLSSFFYKPCNYELFVKQSLNMEMAIVMARNAGMDWILHLDTDELMHPAGATEYSLRQLLHDVPGNVDMVIFPNYESSIERDDIKEPFSEVSMFKKNYDHLPKDTYFGMYKESTRGNPNYFLTYGNGKSVARIQDHLRPNGAHRWHNYMKTPNEIKLEEAAVLHYTYTKFSDLTSRRDRCGCKPTKEDVKRCFMLEFDRAAFIIASTATEEEMLNWYREHIVWTDKALNMKLLRKGILTRIYAPMAIIQGLRESGVFSSVIASAPTTLSKDKFLSTIGSTNSSRAVASESLPSRKFGRSKESQATARKALEIADAASHKAAVPPLSPPGMDDEHLVSEA; encoded by the exons ATGGCTGGTCTCCACGCCTCTCTCAGAGGCTCTTCATCCTCTTCGTCTCAGTCGTTCTCCTCCAAGCTTCTGCTTCTTCTCACTCTTCTGCCTCTGACTCTCGCCGCTTTTGCTTTCGTGCTTCAGTGGCGAGGTGGGGTCACCGATCCGGCCACGAGATGGTCGCCGGAGGCCCACAAGTTTCCGGGCATGGACAGCTCGCCACCGACCACCATCGGCCACTCCTCGGCCTCCGATTGCGTCCTTCTGAGCCGTGGATCGTCTCCCTCGTTCCCATACTACCGTGACTGGAAGTTCGATGTCGGGTCCGATCTGAGACCTAAG ATATGTATTACGACTAGTACATCAGCTGGTTTAGAACAGATTCTACCATGGATGTTTTATCACAAGGTTATTGGGGTTTcgaccttttttctttttgtggaaGGAAAGGCTGCATCTCCTAATGTATCCAAAGTCCTGGAATCTATTCCT GGAGTAAAAGTAATATTTAGAACAAAAGAGCTAGAGGAGCAACAGGCTAAAAG CCGTATCTGGAATGAGACATGGTTATCAAGTTTCTTTTACAAACCATGCAATTATGAGCTATTTGTGAAGCAGTCTCTTAATATGGAGATGGCTATTGTCATGGCAAGG aatgcAGGCATGGACTGGATTCTTCATCTTGACACGGATGAGTTAATGCATCCGGCTGGTGCTACTGAGTATTCTTTGAGGCAGTTGCTGCATGATGTGCCTGGAAATGTGGATATGGTTATATTTCCTAATTAT GAGAGCAGTATTGAACGGGATGATATCAAAGAACCTTTCAGTGAG GTGTCAATGTTCAAGAAGAACTATGACCATCTTCCAAAGGATACATATTTTGGCATGTACAAAGAATCAACTCGCGGTAATCCAAACTACTTTTTGACTTATGGAAATGGCAAATCAGTTGCTCGGATTCAAGATCATCTTCGTCCCAATGGTGCACATAGATGGCACAATTATATGAAAACCCCAAA TGAAATCAAATTGGAAGAGGCTGCTGTTCTACATTACACATACACTAAATTTTCAGACTTGACTTCTAGACGTGATCGTTGTGGCTGCAAGCCTACAAAGGAGGATGTCAAAAGATGCTTCATGTTGGAGTTTGACAGAGCC GCATTCATAATTGCTTCAACTGCAACTGAGGAGGAAATGCTAAACTG GTATCGTGAGCACATCGTCTGGACTGACAAAGCACTAAACATGAAACTTTTGAGGAAGGGGATTCTAACTCGCATATATGCTCCCATG GCCATCATTCAAGGTTTGAGGGAGTCTGGTGTTTTCAGCTCTGTTATTGCATCTGCCCCAACAACTCTGTCAAAGGACAAGTTCTTATCTACCATTGGAAGTACCAACTCATCTAGAGCTGTTGCCTCTGAATCCCTCCCATCCCGAAAGTTTGGTAGAAGCAAAGAATCTCAGGCAACAGCCCGGAAGGCATTGGAAATCGCAGATGCTGCATCTCATAAAGCTGCAGTTCCACCATTGTCGCCCCCAGGCATGGATGATGAGCACCTCGTGAGCGAAGCATGA